ATTGTTGGATAGAGGAGGGGCAAATGATTGAAATACAAAGTGTATCAAAAATTTTTGGCGATAAAAAAATTTTGAATAACTTTTCAATGAATATTGGTGCAAATGAAATAGTTGGAATTGTGGCGCCAAATGGAACGGGAAAGTCAGTACTTCTTGAGCTTATTATTGGAAAACTAAAACCGAACCAAGGTAGCATCTCGGTGTCTAATGAAGTGACGCACAATATATATTATCAACCGCAGTCGGACAATTACCCGGAAAACATGAAAGTTAAAGAGGTTTTGAAGTTGTATGAGAACGTTTATGCATTGCATTATGACAAAAATATTTTTAACGACTATATAAATCAATACGGTTTAAGTGAGTTACTAGATAAAAATGTGACGCAGCTTTCTGGTGGTCAACAGCGTAAATTAGGAATCGTATTAAGTTTATTATCGAATGCGAGTCTGTTAGTCCTTGATGAACCGAGTGCGGGGGTTGACCGAATTAGTATTAATACATTTCGTGTAGATTTAAAAAAAGTGAAGGGGTCGGTAATAATGACGTCGCATAATTCAGAAGATTTGTTAATATTATGCGATAAGTTGTTCTTTTTGAGGGATGGTCAAAGTGTAAAAGTGTTAACTAGTTCGCAGTTCACGC
This is a stretch of genomic DNA from Periweissella cryptocerci. It encodes these proteins:
- a CDS encoding ATP-binding cassette domain-containing protein; the protein is MIEIQSVSKIFGDKKILNNFSMNIGANEIVGIVAPNGTGKSVLLELIIGKLKPNQGSISVSNEVTHNIYYQPQSDNYPENMKVKEVLKLYENVYALHYDKNIFNDYINQYGLSELLDKNVTQLSGGQQRKLGIVLSLLSNASLLVLDEPSAGVDRISINTFRVDLKKVKGSVIMTSHNSEDLLILCDKLFFLRDGQSVKVLTSSQFTHFNEEYDKLYGGADL